In Hippopotamus amphibius kiboko isolate mHipAmp2 unplaced genomic scaffold, mHipAmp2.hap2 H_1, whole genome shotgun sequence, a genomic segment contains:
- the ZNF135 gene encoding zinc finger protein 135 isoform X2 encodes MTAGLLSAGDPEQVTFEDVVVDFTREEWGQLEPAQRTLYRDVMLETFRLLVSVGHWFPKPDVISLLEHEVELWAVDEQVTRDLETRPQTKLLTTKKDITEEIPKNALVERFLWESLWHSKGEDAEGQWEQGHERPDSHVVQAAFTPVKKPTQEQQQGNGFGEDLSLRPDLPTQPMTPERQGPPTWGTHGKRENSDSNAQQKTCAKEKPYRCQECGKAFSHSSALIEHHRTHTGERPYECHECGKGFRNSSALTKHQRIHTGEKPYKCTQCGRTFNQIAPLIQHQRTHTGEKPYECSECGKSFSFRSSFSQHERTHTGEKPYTCSQCGKAFRQSIHLTQHLRIHTGEKPYQCGECGKAFSHSSSLTKHQRIHTGEKPYECQACGKAFTQITPLIQHQRTHTGERPYECSECGKAFSQSTLLTEHRRIHTGEKPYGCNECGKTFSHSSSLSQHERTHTGEKPYACSQCGKAFRQSTHLTQHQRIHTGEKPYECSDCGKAFSHSSSLTKHQRIHTGEKPYECNACGRAFSQLAPLIQHQRIHTGEKPYECNECGRAFSQSSLLIEHQRIHTKEKPYGCNECGKSFSHSSSLSQHERTHTGEKPYECQDCGKSFRQSTHLTQHRRIHTGEKPYECKDCGKAFTHSSSLTKHQRTHTG; translated from the exons ATGACCGCTGGGCTCCTCTCTGCCGGGGACCCG GAGCAAGTGACTTTTGAGGACGTGGTCGTGGACTTCACCCGGGAGGAGTGGGGGCAGCTAGAGCCAGCCCAGAGGACCCTGTACCGAGATGTGATGCTGGAGACCTTCAGGCTCCTGGTCTCTGTGG GACACTGGTTCCCAAAGCCAGACGTCATCTCCCTGCTGGAGCATGAGGTGGAGCTGTGGGCAGTGGACGAGCAAGTAACCCGAG ACTTGGAAACTAGACCCCAAACCAAACTATTAACTACAAAGAAAGACATAACTGAAGAAATACCCAAAAATGCCCTGGTAGAAAGGTTCCTGTGGGAAAGTCTGTGGCACTCCAAGGGTGAAGATGCTGAGGGCCAGTGGGAACAGGGTCACGAGAGGCCAGATAGCCATGTGGTGCAGGCTGCCTTCACACCTGTGAAGAAACCCACTCAGGAACAACAGCAGGGGAATGGGTTTGGGGAAGACTTGAGTCTGAGGCCTGATCTCCCAACTCAACCCATGACTCCTGAAAGGCAAGGCCCCCCCACGTGGGGAACACATGGAAAGAGGGAGAATTCGGACTCAAATGCTCAACAGAAAACCTGTGCGAAAGAGAAGCCCTACAGATGTCAGGAATGTGGAAAGGCCTTTAGTCACAGCTCAGCACTCATCGAACACCACCGAACACACACAGGAGAGAGACCTTATGAATGTCATGAATGCGGAAAAGGCTTCCGAAACAGCTCAGCACTTACCAAACACCAGAGAATCCACACTGGTGAGAAGCCTTACAAGTGCACTCAGTGTGGGAGGACCTTCAACCAAATTGCCCCACTGATCCAGCACCAGAGAACTCACACAggtgagaaaccctatgagtgcagtgaatgtgggaaatccttcAGTTTTAGGTCCTCCTTCAGCCAACACGAGCGGACGCATACAGGTGAGAAGCCCTACACGTGCAGTCAGTGTGGGAAGGCCTTCCGGCAAAGCATCCACCTCACCCAGCACCTGCGAATCCACACCGGGGAGAAACCCTACCAGTGTGGAGAGTGTGGCAAGGCCTTCAGCCACAGCTCGTCCCTGACCAAACACCAGCGAATCCACACGGGGGAGAAGCCCTATGAGTGCCAGGCATGTGGAAAAGCCTTCACCCAGATCACACCACTGATTCAGCATCAGAGGACACACACAGGCGAGCGGCCCTATGAGTGCAGtgagtgtgggaaggccttcagccAGAGCACGCTCCTGACCGAACATCGGAGGatccacacaggagagaagccctatGGGTGCAACGAGTGTGGGAAAACCTTCAGTCACAGCTCATCACTTAGCCAGCACGAGCGGACACATACAGGTGAGAAGCCCTATGCGTGCAGTCAGTGCGGGAAGGCCTTCCGGCAGAGCACGCACCTCACACAACATCAGAGaatccacactggggagaaaccctATGAGTGTAGCGACTGTGGCAAGGCCTTCAGCCACAGCTCGTCCCTCACCAAACACCAGCGGATCCACACCGGGGAGAAGCCCTACGAATGTAACGCATGTGGCAGAGCCTTCAGTCAGCTTGCTCCACTCATCCAACACCAGAGGatccacacaggagagaagccctaCGAGTGTAATGAGTGTGGCAGAGCCTTCAGCCAGAGCTCCCTCCTCATAGAACACCAGAGGATTCACACCAAGGAAAAACCCTATGGGTGCAATGAATGTGGAAAATCCTTCAGCCACAGCTCATCGCTCAGCCAGCATGAGAGGACACACACTGGGGAAAAGCCCTACGAGTGCCAGGATTGTGGAAAATCCTTTAGGCAGAGCACCCACCTCACTCAGCACCGGAGGatccacacaggagagaagccGTATGAGTGCAAGgactgtgggaaagccttcacaCACAGCTCCTCCCTTACCAAGCACCAGAGAACTCATACTGGGTAG
- the ZNF135 gene encoding zinc finger protein 135 isoform X3, protein MFQEQVTFEDVVVDFTREEWGQLEPAQRTLYRDVMLETFRLLVSVGHWFPKPDVISLLEHEVELWAVDEQVTRGVCPDLETRPQTKLLTTKKDITEEIPKNALVERFLWESLWHSKGEDAEGQWEQGHERPDSHVVQAAFTPVKKPTQEQQQGNGFGEDLSLRPDLPTQPMTPERQGPPTWGTHGKRENSDSNAQQKTCAKEKPYRCQECGKAFSHSSALIEHHRTHTGERPYECHECGKGFRNSSALTKHQRIHTGEKPYKCTQCGRTFNQIAPLIQHQRTHTGEKPYECSECGKSFSFRSSFSQHERTHTGEKPYTCSQCGKAFRQSIHLTQHLRIHTGEKPYQCGECGKAFSHSSSLTKHQRIHTGEKPYECQACGKAFTQITPLIQHQRTHTGERPYECSECGKAFSQSTLLTEHRRIHTGEKPYGCNECGKTFSHSSSLSQHERTHTGEKPYACSQCGKAFRQSTHLTQHQRIHTGEKPYECSDCGKAFSHSSSLTKHQRIHTGEKPYECNACGRAFSQLAPLIQHQRIHTGEKPYECNECGRAFSQSSLLIEHQRIHTKEKPYGCNECGKSFSHSSSLSQHERTHTGEKPYECQDCGKSFRQSTHLTQHRRIHTGEKPYECKDCGKAFTHSSSLTKHQRTHTG, encoded by the exons ATGTTTCAGGAGCAAGTGACTTTTGAGGACGTGGTCGTGGACTTCACCCGGGAGGAGTGGGGGCAGCTAGAGCCAGCCCAGAGGACCCTGTACCGAGATGTGATGCTGGAGACCTTCAGGCTCCTGGTCTCTGTGG GACACTGGTTCCCAAAGCCAGACGTCATCTCCCTGCTGGAGCATGAGGTGGAGCTGTGGGCAGTGGACGAGCAAGTAACCCGAGGTGTGTGCCCAG ACTTGGAAACTAGACCCCAAACCAAACTATTAACTACAAAGAAAGACATAACTGAAGAAATACCCAAAAATGCCCTGGTAGAAAGGTTCCTGTGGGAAAGTCTGTGGCACTCCAAGGGTGAAGATGCTGAGGGCCAGTGGGAACAGGGTCACGAGAGGCCAGATAGCCATGTGGTGCAGGCTGCCTTCACACCTGTGAAGAAACCCACTCAGGAACAACAGCAGGGGAATGGGTTTGGGGAAGACTTGAGTCTGAGGCCTGATCTCCCAACTCAACCCATGACTCCTGAAAGGCAAGGCCCCCCCACGTGGGGAACACATGGAAAGAGGGAGAATTCGGACTCAAATGCTCAACAGAAAACCTGTGCGAAAGAGAAGCCCTACAGATGTCAGGAATGTGGAAAGGCCTTTAGTCACAGCTCAGCACTCATCGAACACCACCGAACACACACAGGAGAGAGACCTTATGAATGTCATGAATGCGGAAAAGGCTTCCGAAACAGCTCAGCACTTACCAAACACCAGAGAATCCACACTGGTGAGAAGCCTTACAAGTGCACTCAGTGTGGGAGGACCTTCAACCAAATTGCCCCACTGATCCAGCACCAGAGAACTCACACAggtgagaaaccctatgagtgcagtgaatgtgggaaatccttcAGTTTTAGGTCCTCCTTCAGCCAACACGAGCGGACGCATACAGGTGAGAAGCCCTACACGTGCAGTCAGTGTGGGAAGGCCTTCCGGCAAAGCATCCACCTCACCCAGCACCTGCGAATCCACACCGGGGAGAAACCCTACCAGTGTGGAGAGTGTGGCAAGGCCTTCAGCCACAGCTCGTCCCTGACCAAACACCAGCGAATCCACACGGGGGAGAAGCCCTATGAGTGCCAGGCATGTGGAAAAGCCTTCACCCAGATCACACCACTGATTCAGCATCAGAGGACACACACAGGCGAGCGGCCCTATGAGTGCAGtgagtgtgggaaggccttcagccAGAGCACGCTCCTGACCGAACATCGGAGGatccacacaggagagaagccctatGGGTGCAACGAGTGTGGGAAAACCTTCAGTCACAGCTCATCACTTAGCCAGCACGAGCGGACACATACAGGTGAGAAGCCCTATGCGTGCAGTCAGTGCGGGAAGGCCTTCCGGCAGAGCACGCACCTCACACAACATCAGAGaatccacactggggagaaaccctATGAGTGTAGCGACTGTGGCAAGGCCTTCAGCCACAGCTCGTCCCTCACCAAACACCAGCGGATCCACACCGGGGAGAAGCCCTACGAATGTAACGCATGTGGCAGAGCCTTCAGTCAGCTTGCTCCACTCATCCAACACCAGAGGatccacacaggagagaagccctaCGAGTGTAATGAGTGTGGCAGAGCCTTCAGCCAGAGCTCCCTCCTCATAGAACACCAGAGGATTCACACCAAGGAAAAACCCTATGGGTGCAATGAATGTGGAAAATCCTTCAGCCACAGCTCATCGCTCAGCCAGCATGAGAGGACACACACTGGGGAAAAGCCCTACGAGTGCCAGGATTGTGGAAAATCCTTTAGGCAGAGCACCCACCTCACTCAGCACCGGAGGatccacacaggagagaagccGTATGAGTGCAAGgactgtgggaaagccttcacaCACAGCTCCTCCCTTACCAAGCACCAGAGAACTCATACTGGGTAG
- the ZNF135 gene encoding zinc finger protein 135 isoform X5 gives MAVQGGPDLETRPQTKLLTTKKDITEEIPKNALVERFLWESLWHSKGEDAEGQWEQGHERPDSHVVQAAFTPVKKPTQEQQQGNGFGEDLSLRPDLPTQPMTPERQGPPTWGTHGKRENSDSNAQQKTCAKEKPYRCQECGKAFSHSSALIEHHRTHTGERPYECHECGKGFRNSSALTKHQRIHTGEKPYKCTQCGRTFNQIAPLIQHQRTHTGEKPYECSECGKSFSFRSSFSQHERTHTGEKPYTCSQCGKAFRQSIHLTQHLRIHTGEKPYQCGECGKAFSHSSSLTKHQRIHTGEKPYECQACGKAFTQITPLIQHQRTHTGERPYECSECGKAFSQSTLLTEHRRIHTGEKPYGCNECGKTFSHSSSLSQHERTHTGEKPYACSQCGKAFRQSTHLTQHQRIHTGEKPYECSDCGKAFSHSSSLTKHQRIHTGEKPYECNACGRAFSQLAPLIQHQRIHTGEKPYECNECGRAFSQSSLLIEHQRIHTKEKPYGCNECGKSFSHSSSLSQHERTHTGEKPYECQDCGKSFRQSTHLTQHRRIHTGEKPYECKDCGKAFTHSSSLTKHQRTHTG, from the exons ATGGCTGTGCAGGGAGGGCCAG ACTTGGAAACTAGACCCCAAACCAAACTATTAACTACAAAGAAAGACATAACTGAAGAAATACCCAAAAATGCCCTGGTAGAAAGGTTCCTGTGGGAAAGTCTGTGGCACTCCAAGGGTGAAGATGCTGAGGGCCAGTGGGAACAGGGTCACGAGAGGCCAGATAGCCATGTGGTGCAGGCTGCCTTCACACCTGTGAAGAAACCCACTCAGGAACAACAGCAGGGGAATGGGTTTGGGGAAGACTTGAGTCTGAGGCCTGATCTCCCAACTCAACCCATGACTCCTGAAAGGCAAGGCCCCCCCACGTGGGGAACACATGGAAAGAGGGAGAATTCGGACTCAAATGCTCAACAGAAAACCTGTGCGAAAGAGAAGCCCTACAGATGTCAGGAATGTGGAAAGGCCTTTAGTCACAGCTCAGCACTCATCGAACACCACCGAACACACACAGGAGAGAGACCTTATGAATGTCATGAATGCGGAAAAGGCTTCCGAAACAGCTCAGCACTTACCAAACACCAGAGAATCCACACTGGTGAGAAGCCTTACAAGTGCACTCAGTGTGGGAGGACCTTCAACCAAATTGCCCCACTGATCCAGCACCAGAGAACTCACACAggtgagaaaccctatgagtgcagtgaatgtgggaaatccttcAGTTTTAGGTCCTCCTTCAGCCAACACGAGCGGACGCATACAGGTGAGAAGCCCTACACGTGCAGTCAGTGTGGGAAGGCCTTCCGGCAAAGCATCCACCTCACCCAGCACCTGCGAATCCACACCGGGGAGAAACCCTACCAGTGTGGAGAGTGTGGCAAGGCCTTCAGCCACAGCTCGTCCCTGACCAAACACCAGCGAATCCACACGGGGGAGAAGCCCTATGAGTGCCAGGCATGTGGAAAAGCCTTCACCCAGATCACACCACTGATTCAGCATCAGAGGACACACACAGGCGAGCGGCCCTATGAGTGCAGtgagtgtgggaaggccttcagccAGAGCACGCTCCTGACCGAACATCGGAGGatccacacaggagagaagccctatGGGTGCAACGAGTGTGGGAAAACCTTCAGTCACAGCTCATCACTTAGCCAGCACGAGCGGACACATACAGGTGAGAAGCCCTATGCGTGCAGTCAGTGCGGGAAGGCCTTCCGGCAGAGCACGCACCTCACACAACATCAGAGaatccacactggggagaaaccctATGAGTGTAGCGACTGTGGCAAGGCCTTCAGCCACAGCTCGTCCCTCACCAAACACCAGCGGATCCACACCGGGGAGAAGCCCTACGAATGTAACGCATGTGGCAGAGCCTTCAGTCAGCTTGCTCCACTCATCCAACACCAGAGGatccacacaggagagaagccctaCGAGTGTAATGAGTGTGGCAGAGCCTTCAGCCAGAGCTCCCTCCTCATAGAACACCAGAGGATTCACACCAAGGAAAAACCCTATGGGTGCAATGAATGTGGAAAATCCTTCAGCCACAGCTCATCGCTCAGCCAGCATGAGAGGACACACACTGGGGAAAAGCCCTACGAGTGCCAGGATTGTGGAAAATCCTTTAGGCAGAGCACCCACCTCACTCAGCACCGGAGGatccacacaggagagaagccGTATGAGTGCAAGgactgtgggaaagccttcacaCACAGCTCCTCCCTTACCAAGCACCAGAGAACTCATACTGGGTAG
- the ZNF135 gene encoding zinc finger protein 135 isoform X4 — MTAGLLSAGDPEQVTFEDVVVDFTREEWGQLEPAQRTLYRDVMLETFRLLVSVDLETRPQTKLLTTKKDITEEIPKNALVERFLWESLWHSKGEDAEGQWEQGHERPDSHVVQAAFTPVKKPTQEQQQGNGFGEDLSLRPDLPTQPMTPERQGPPTWGTHGKRENSDSNAQQKTCAKEKPYRCQECGKAFSHSSALIEHHRTHTGERPYECHECGKGFRNSSALTKHQRIHTGEKPYKCTQCGRTFNQIAPLIQHQRTHTGEKPYECSECGKSFSFRSSFSQHERTHTGEKPYTCSQCGKAFRQSIHLTQHLRIHTGEKPYQCGECGKAFSHSSSLTKHQRIHTGEKPYECQACGKAFTQITPLIQHQRTHTGERPYECSECGKAFSQSTLLTEHRRIHTGEKPYGCNECGKTFSHSSSLSQHERTHTGEKPYACSQCGKAFRQSTHLTQHQRIHTGEKPYECSDCGKAFSHSSSLTKHQRIHTGEKPYECNACGRAFSQLAPLIQHQRIHTGEKPYECNECGRAFSQSSLLIEHQRIHTKEKPYGCNECGKSFSHSSSLSQHERTHTGEKPYECQDCGKSFRQSTHLTQHRRIHTGEKPYECKDCGKAFTHSSSLTKHQRTHTG; from the exons ATGACCGCTGGGCTCCTCTCTGCCGGGGACCCG GAGCAAGTGACTTTTGAGGACGTGGTCGTGGACTTCACCCGGGAGGAGTGGGGGCAGCTAGAGCCAGCCCAGAGGACCCTGTACCGAGATGTGATGCTGGAGACCTTCAGGCTCCTGGTCTCTGTGG ACTTGGAAACTAGACCCCAAACCAAACTATTAACTACAAAGAAAGACATAACTGAAGAAATACCCAAAAATGCCCTGGTAGAAAGGTTCCTGTGGGAAAGTCTGTGGCACTCCAAGGGTGAAGATGCTGAGGGCCAGTGGGAACAGGGTCACGAGAGGCCAGATAGCCATGTGGTGCAGGCTGCCTTCACACCTGTGAAGAAACCCACTCAGGAACAACAGCAGGGGAATGGGTTTGGGGAAGACTTGAGTCTGAGGCCTGATCTCCCAACTCAACCCATGACTCCTGAAAGGCAAGGCCCCCCCACGTGGGGAACACATGGAAAGAGGGAGAATTCGGACTCAAATGCTCAACAGAAAACCTGTGCGAAAGAGAAGCCCTACAGATGTCAGGAATGTGGAAAGGCCTTTAGTCACAGCTCAGCACTCATCGAACACCACCGAACACACACAGGAGAGAGACCTTATGAATGTCATGAATGCGGAAAAGGCTTCCGAAACAGCTCAGCACTTACCAAACACCAGAGAATCCACACTGGTGAGAAGCCTTACAAGTGCACTCAGTGTGGGAGGACCTTCAACCAAATTGCCCCACTGATCCAGCACCAGAGAACTCACACAggtgagaaaccctatgagtgcagtgaatgtgggaaatccttcAGTTTTAGGTCCTCCTTCAGCCAACACGAGCGGACGCATACAGGTGAGAAGCCCTACACGTGCAGTCAGTGTGGGAAGGCCTTCCGGCAAAGCATCCACCTCACCCAGCACCTGCGAATCCACACCGGGGAGAAACCCTACCAGTGTGGAGAGTGTGGCAAGGCCTTCAGCCACAGCTCGTCCCTGACCAAACACCAGCGAATCCACACGGGGGAGAAGCCCTATGAGTGCCAGGCATGTGGAAAAGCCTTCACCCAGATCACACCACTGATTCAGCATCAGAGGACACACACAGGCGAGCGGCCCTATGAGTGCAGtgagtgtgggaaggccttcagccAGAGCACGCTCCTGACCGAACATCGGAGGatccacacaggagagaagccctatGGGTGCAACGAGTGTGGGAAAACCTTCAGTCACAGCTCATCACTTAGCCAGCACGAGCGGACACATACAGGTGAGAAGCCCTATGCGTGCAGTCAGTGCGGGAAGGCCTTCCGGCAGAGCACGCACCTCACACAACATCAGAGaatccacactggggagaaaccctATGAGTGTAGCGACTGTGGCAAGGCCTTCAGCCACAGCTCGTCCCTCACCAAACACCAGCGGATCCACACCGGGGAGAAGCCCTACGAATGTAACGCATGTGGCAGAGCCTTCAGTCAGCTTGCTCCACTCATCCAACACCAGAGGatccacacaggagagaagccctaCGAGTGTAATGAGTGTGGCAGAGCCTTCAGCCAGAGCTCCCTCCTCATAGAACACCAGAGGATTCACACCAAGGAAAAACCCTATGGGTGCAATGAATGTGGAAAATCCTTCAGCCACAGCTCATCGCTCAGCCAGCATGAGAGGACACACACTGGGGAAAAGCCCTACGAGTGCCAGGATTGTGGAAAATCCTTTAGGCAGAGCACCCACCTCACTCAGCACCGGAGGatccacacaggagagaagccGTATGAGTGCAAGgactgtgggaaagccttcacaCACAGCTCCTCCCTTACCAAGCACCAGAGAACTCATACTGGGTAG
- the ZNF135 gene encoding zinc finger protein 135 isoform X1, translating into MTAGLLSAGDPEQVTFEDVVVDFTREEWGQLEPAQRTLYRDVMLETFRLLVSVGHWFPKPDVISLLEHEVELWAVDEQVTRGVCPDLETRPQTKLLTTKKDITEEIPKNALVERFLWESLWHSKGEDAEGQWEQGHERPDSHVVQAAFTPVKKPTQEQQQGNGFGEDLSLRPDLPTQPMTPERQGPPTWGTHGKRENSDSNAQQKTCAKEKPYRCQECGKAFSHSSALIEHHRTHTGERPYECHECGKGFRNSSALTKHQRIHTGEKPYKCTQCGRTFNQIAPLIQHQRTHTGEKPYECSECGKSFSFRSSFSQHERTHTGEKPYTCSQCGKAFRQSIHLTQHLRIHTGEKPYQCGECGKAFSHSSSLTKHQRIHTGEKPYECQACGKAFTQITPLIQHQRTHTGERPYECSECGKAFSQSTLLTEHRRIHTGEKPYGCNECGKTFSHSSSLSQHERTHTGEKPYACSQCGKAFRQSTHLTQHQRIHTGEKPYECSDCGKAFSHSSSLTKHQRIHTGEKPYECNACGRAFSQLAPLIQHQRIHTGEKPYECNECGRAFSQSSLLIEHQRIHTKEKPYGCNECGKSFSHSSSLSQHERTHTGEKPYECQDCGKSFRQSTHLTQHRRIHTGEKPYECKDCGKAFTHSSSLTKHQRTHTG; encoded by the exons ATGACCGCTGGGCTCCTCTCTGCCGGGGACCCG GAGCAAGTGACTTTTGAGGACGTGGTCGTGGACTTCACCCGGGAGGAGTGGGGGCAGCTAGAGCCAGCCCAGAGGACCCTGTACCGAGATGTGATGCTGGAGACCTTCAGGCTCCTGGTCTCTGTGG GACACTGGTTCCCAAAGCCAGACGTCATCTCCCTGCTGGAGCATGAGGTGGAGCTGTGGGCAGTGGACGAGCAAGTAACCCGAGGTGTGTGCCCAG ACTTGGAAACTAGACCCCAAACCAAACTATTAACTACAAAGAAAGACATAACTGAAGAAATACCCAAAAATGCCCTGGTAGAAAGGTTCCTGTGGGAAAGTCTGTGGCACTCCAAGGGTGAAGATGCTGAGGGCCAGTGGGAACAGGGTCACGAGAGGCCAGATAGCCATGTGGTGCAGGCTGCCTTCACACCTGTGAAGAAACCCACTCAGGAACAACAGCAGGGGAATGGGTTTGGGGAAGACTTGAGTCTGAGGCCTGATCTCCCAACTCAACCCATGACTCCTGAAAGGCAAGGCCCCCCCACGTGGGGAACACATGGAAAGAGGGAGAATTCGGACTCAAATGCTCAACAGAAAACCTGTGCGAAAGAGAAGCCCTACAGATGTCAGGAATGTGGAAAGGCCTTTAGTCACAGCTCAGCACTCATCGAACACCACCGAACACACACAGGAGAGAGACCTTATGAATGTCATGAATGCGGAAAAGGCTTCCGAAACAGCTCAGCACTTACCAAACACCAGAGAATCCACACTGGTGAGAAGCCTTACAAGTGCACTCAGTGTGGGAGGACCTTCAACCAAATTGCCCCACTGATCCAGCACCAGAGAACTCACACAggtgagaaaccctatgagtgcagtgaatgtgggaaatccttcAGTTTTAGGTCCTCCTTCAGCCAACACGAGCGGACGCATACAGGTGAGAAGCCCTACACGTGCAGTCAGTGTGGGAAGGCCTTCCGGCAAAGCATCCACCTCACCCAGCACCTGCGAATCCACACCGGGGAGAAACCCTACCAGTGTGGAGAGTGTGGCAAGGCCTTCAGCCACAGCTCGTCCCTGACCAAACACCAGCGAATCCACACGGGGGAGAAGCCCTATGAGTGCCAGGCATGTGGAAAAGCCTTCACCCAGATCACACCACTGATTCAGCATCAGAGGACACACACAGGCGAGCGGCCCTATGAGTGCAGtgagtgtgggaaggccttcagccAGAGCACGCTCCTGACCGAACATCGGAGGatccacacaggagagaagccctatGGGTGCAACGAGTGTGGGAAAACCTTCAGTCACAGCTCATCACTTAGCCAGCACGAGCGGACACATACAGGTGAGAAGCCCTATGCGTGCAGTCAGTGCGGGAAGGCCTTCCGGCAGAGCACGCACCTCACACAACATCAGAGaatccacactggggagaaaccctATGAGTGTAGCGACTGTGGCAAGGCCTTCAGCCACAGCTCGTCCCTCACCAAACACCAGCGGATCCACACCGGGGAGAAGCCCTACGAATGTAACGCATGTGGCAGAGCCTTCAGTCAGCTTGCTCCACTCATCCAACACCAGAGGatccacacaggagagaagccctaCGAGTGTAATGAGTGTGGCAGAGCCTTCAGCCAGAGCTCCCTCCTCATAGAACACCAGAGGATTCACACCAAGGAAAAACCCTATGGGTGCAATGAATGTGGAAAATCCTTCAGCCACAGCTCATCGCTCAGCCAGCATGAGAGGACACACACTGGGGAAAAGCCCTACGAGTGCCAGGATTGTGGAAAATCCTTTAGGCAGAGCACCCACCTCACTCAGCACCGGAGGatccacacaggagagaagccGTATGAGTGCAAGgactgtgggaaagccttcacaCACAGCTCCTCCCTTACCAAGCACCAGAGAACTCATACTGGGTAG
- the ZNF135 gene encoding zinc finger protein 135 isoform X6 — protein sequence MTPERQGPPTWGTHGKRENSDSNAQQKTCAKEKPYRCQECGKAFSHSSALIEHHRTHTGERPYECHECGKGFRNSSALTKHQRIHTGEKPYKCTQCGRTFNQIAPLIQHQRTHTGEKPYECSECGKSFSFRSSFSQHERTHTGEKPYTCSQCGKAFRQSIHLTQHLRIHTGEKPYQCGECGKAFSHSSSLTKHQRIHTGEKPYECQACGKAFTQITPLIQHQRTHTGERPYECSECGKAFSQSTLLTEHRRIHTGEKPYGCNECGKTFSHSSSLSQHERTHTGEKPYACSQCGKAFRQSTHLTQHQRIHTGEKPYECSDCGKAFSHSSSLTKHQRIHTGEKPYECNACGRAFSQLAPLIQHQRIHTGEKPYECNECGRAFSQSSLLIEHQRIHTKEKPYGCNECGKSFSHSSSLSQHERTHTGEKPYECQDCGKSFRQSTHLTQHRRIHTGEKPYECKDCGKAFTHSSSLTKHQRTHTG from the coding sequence ATGACTCCTGAAAGGCAAGGCCCCCCCACGTGGGGAACACATGGAAAGAGGGAGAATTCGGACTCAAATGCTCAACAGAAAACCTGTGCGAAAGAGAAGCCCTACAGATGTCAGGAATGTGGAAAGGCCTTTAGTCACAGCTCAGCACTCATCGAACACCACCGAACACACACAGGAGAGAGACCTTATGAATGTCATGAATGCGGAAAAGGCTTCCGAAACAGCTCAGCACTTACCAAACACCAGAGAATCCACACTGGTGAGAAGCCTTACAAGTGCACTCAGTGTGGGAGGACCTTCAACCAAATTGCCCCACTGATCCAGCACCAGAGAACTCACACAggtgagaaaccctatgagtgcagtgaatgtgggaaatccttcAGTTTTAGGTCCTCCTTCAGCCAACACGAGCGGACGCATACAGGTGAGAAGCCCTACACGTGCAGTCAGTGTGGGAAGGCCTTCCGGCAAAGCATCCACCTCACCCAGCACCTGCGAATCCACACCGGGGAGAAACCCTACCAGTGTGGAGAGTGTGGCAAGGCCTTCAGCCACAGCTCGTCCCTGACCAAACACCAGCGAATCCACACGGGGGAGAAGCCCTATGAGTGCCAGGCATGTGGAAAAGCCTTCACCCAGATCACACCACTGATTCAGCATCAGAGGACACACACAGGCGAGCGGCCCTATGAGTGCAGtgagtgtgggaaggccttcagccAGAGCACGCTCCTGACCGAACATCGGAGGatccacacaggagagaagccctatGGGTGCAACGAGTGTGGGAAAACCTTCAGTCACAGCTCATCACTTAGCCAGCACGAGCGGACACATACAGGTGAGAAGCCCTATGCGTGCAGTCAGTGCGGGAAGGCCTTCCGGCAGAGCACGCACCTCACACAACATCAGAGaatccacactggggagaaaccctATGAGTGTAGCGACTGTGGCAAGGCCTTCAGCCACAGCTCGTCCCTCACCAAACACCAGCGGATCCACACCGGGGAGAAGCCCTACGAATGTAACGCATGTGGCAGAGCCTTCAGTCAGCTTGCTCCACTCATCCAACACCAGAGGatccacacaggagagaagccctaCGAGTGTAATGAGTGTGGCAGAGCCTTCAGCCAGAGCTCCCTCCTCATAGAACACCAGAGGATTCACACCAAGGAAAAACCCTATGGGTGCAATGAATGTGGAAAATCCTTCAGCCACAGCTCATCGCTCAGCCAGCATGAGAGGACACACACTGGGGAAAAGCCCTACGAGTGCCAGGATTGTGGAAAATCCTTTAGGCAGAGCACCCACCTCACTCAGCACCGGAGGatccacacaggagagaagccGTATGAGTGCAAGgactgtgggaaagccttcacaCACAGCTCCTCCCTTACCAAGCACCAGAGAACTCATACTGGGTAG